In Treponema primitia ZAS-2, a genomic segment contains:
- a CDS encoding ATP-binding protein, whose translation MAELTQDLNNLQKAEPELAAGGPPSSSAKTSGSGKTRSAREKNNPGDKGNIHLLKHITKLAEHIAEEGLNEHSLETLKDHLEPVIQEFAVTPIQAALFSLCLVRYDDHSITMSDLATGINCGKLEFFQYQDDLKALESKKLIRYHRTEGSPYISVPKDLMEALIRGEPFKPAEHRDIPLTELLVIAETLFDQRSNEEFTFNFLAVELKSLIDQNPHLRFSQKIKEYALSDENLTLLIYFCYNFAYYNNDNIWLEPVMELYDEKASSKKMLRSLLDGSHKLIKKRLIGKETTDEDASPASPDSATFCLTDKAKRELLGELKLKQKRDRRDGRKENDLIRYKTIQSRKMFYNGPETEQVNKLSSILQGDSYRAVCKRLADKKMRTGFVCLFSGGPGTGKTETAFQIARETKRDIMKVDIPHIIGAYVGESEKNIKDQFDHYRSVVKNTKTAPILLFNEADGLISKRMELTPHNPSVERMWNSMQNIILEEMEDLKGILIATTNMTINLDKAFERRFLFKIEFHKPDRPNRLSIWHSMIPELSEPDMEILADLFEFSGGQIENVARKWVMEQALSGSNPQMEKIISFCKEEQLEKEKPGNIGFMV comes from the coding sequence ATGGCCGAATTGACCCAGGACTTAAACAATCTCCAGAAAGCAGAGCCGGAACTTGCTGCAGGCGGCCCTCCGTCATCTTCCGCCAAGACATCCGGTTCCGGCAAAACGCGGTCAGCCAGGGAAAAAAATAACCCCGGCGATAAAGGAAATATTCATTTACTGAAACACATCACTAAGCTGGCGGAACACATCGCTGAAGAAGGCTTGAACGAGCATAGTTTAGAGACCCTCAAGGACCATCTGGAACCGGTAATCCAGGAATTCGCCGTCACTCCGATTCAGGCAGCCCTGTTCTCTCTGTGCCTGGTCCGCTATGATGACCACAGTATCACCATGAGCGATTTAGCCACGGGTATCAACTGCGGTAAATTGGAGTTTTTCCAATACCAGGATGACCTTAAAGCGCTGGAAAGTAAAAAACTCATCCGTTATCACAGAACCGAAGGGTCGCCCTATATCAGTGTTCCGAAGGATCTCATGGAAGCTTTGATACGGGGCGAACCTTTTAAACCCGCCGAACACCGGGATATTCCCCTGACGGAATTGCTGGTAATAGCGGAGACCCTCTTTGATCAGCGTAGTAATGAAGAATTTACCTTTAACTTTCTTGCGGTGGAATTAAAGTCCCTGATTGATCAGAATCCACATCTGCGTTTTTCCCAAAAAATAAAAGAATACGCCCTGTCGGATGAAAACCTGACATTGCTCATATATTTTTGTTACAACTTTGCCTATTACAACAACGATAACATCTGGCTAGAGCCGGTTATGGAACTCTATGACGAAAAGGCCTCCTCCAAAAAAATGCTGCGGTCCCTTTTGGATGGTTCTCATAAGCTGATAAAAAAGCGGTTGATCGGGAAGGAAACCACCGATGAAGATGCGTCCCCCGCTTCTCCGGACAGCGCCACCTTCTGCCTTACCGACAAGGCTAAACGGGAACTCCTGGGCGAACTGAAGCTTAAACAAAAACGGGACCGGAGAGACGGGCGGAAAGAAAACGATCTCATCAGATACAAGACCATACAGTCCCGGAAAATGTTCTATAACGGCCCTGAGACGGAGCAGGTGAACAAACTCAGTTCCATACTCCAGGGAGACAGCTACCGGGCGGTCTGCAAGCGGCTGGCCGACAAGAAGATGCGGACGGGCTTTGTCTGCCTTTTTTCCGGCGGGCCCGGAACCGGCAAGACCGAAACGGCTTTTCAGATTGCCCGGGAAACAAAACGGGACATCATGAAGGTCGATATTCCCCATATTATAGGCGCCTATGTGGGGGAGAGCGAAAAAAACATCAAGGATCAGTTTGATCACTACCGCTCAGTAGTAAAAAATACTAAAACTGCGCCCATATTGCTCTTTAATGAAGCCGACGGCCTTATCTCAAAACGTATGGAGCTTACCCCCCATAACCCCTCGGTGGAGCGGATGTGGAATTCTATGCAGAATATCATCCTTGAGGAAATGGAGGATCTGAAGGGCATCCTGATCGCCACCACCAACATGACCATCAATCTGGACAAGGCCTTTGAACGGCGCTTCCTCTTTAAGATTGAATTCCACAAACCGGATCGCCCAAACCGCCTTTCTATCTGGCATTCCATGATCCCCGAACTTTCAGAGCCGGATATGGAGATCCTTGCGGACCTTTTTGAATTTTCAGGTGGACAGATAGAAAACGTTGCCAGAAAATGGGTTATGGAACAGGCCCTTTCCGGCAGTAATCCCCAGATGGAAAAGATCATCTCCTTCTGCAAGGAAGAGCAGCTGGAAAAGGAAAAACCTGGCAATATCGGA
- a CDS encoding TRL domain-containing protein: MKKLIAVMALVAVCFFAVGCASITSPVGATTNPVGSKVGQASGKVWFGAFGRADAGIQAAASNGGIKNISTIDYTTKLGLLGLWVEYEATVTGE; this comes from the coding sequence ATGAAGAAACTTATCGCAGTGATGGCTCTTGTGGCTGTTTGTTTTTTTGCCGTTGGTTGTGCTTCAATAACCAGCCCTGTGGGTGCTACTACTAACCCGGTTGGTAGTAAAGTAGGACAAGCTTCCGGAAAAGTCTGGTTTGGTGCATTTGGACGTGCTGATGCCGGGATACAGGCAGCGGCAAGCAATGGTGGGATCAAAAACATTTCAACCATTGACTATACCACGAAGCTTGGTCTTCTTGGTCTCTGGGTTGAGTATGAGGCAACTGTAACAGGCGAATAA
- a CDS encoding SlyX family protein, protein MPEDLSDRLDKIETKLAYLEDFLNRLQEELVGRNADMDKLITENSAIKERIRFISRHIEEIPNQRPPHY, encoded by the coding sequence ATGCCAGAGGACCTTAGCGACCGGCTTGATAAAATCGAAACAAAACTCGCCTACCTGGAAGATTTTCTGAACCGCCTCCAGGAAGAACTTGTGGGTCGGAACGCAGACATGGACAAGCTTATTACAGAAAACTCGGCCATAAAGGAGAGGATCCGGTTTATTTCCCGGCATATTGAAGAAATCCCCAATCAGAGGCCGCCGCATTATTGA
- the proB gene encoding glutamate 5-kinase: MSIPQLIADARKVVFKLGSNTLADKEGRINPVFLDEFAGQAADLIKKGKQIAIVSSGAQVAGLSTMDKWARKRDIHYRQALCAVGQVELMGAWKRAFEKYNIHIAQILLTQDDFNDPIRTLNMRNTLFTLVDEGIIPIINENDTVSVEEIKIGDNDTLAAQSAVLWSADLLVLFSDIDGLYNKNPKEHPDAELIGEVRDIEAVKQSITIGSANSFGTGGIATKLEAAKRAASYGIPTVLAHGGGCRVLEALAAGTQQGTAFLV; this comes from the coding sequence ATGAGCATACCCCAGTTAATCGCCGATGCGCGGAAAGTAGTTTTCAAATTAGGCTCCAACACCCTGGCGGACAAGGAAGGACGGATCAATCCGGTGTTCCTGGATGAATTCGCCGGGCAGGCTGCGGATCTTATCAAAAAGGGCAAGCAGATCGCCATCGTTTCCTCGGGCGCCCAGGTGGCGGGGCTTTCCACCATGGACAAATGGGCCCGCAAACGGGACATCCATTACCGGCAGGCCCTCTGCGCGGTGGGCCAGGTGGAACTCATGGGCGCCTGGAAGCGGGCCTTTGAAAAATACAACATCCACATTGCCCAGATACTCCTGACCCAGGACGATTTCAACGACCCCATACGGACCCTCAACATGCGGAACACCCTCTTTACCCTGGTGGATGAGGGGATAATCCCCATCATCAATGAAAATGACACCGTTTCTGTGGAAGAAATCAAAATCGGCGACAACGATACCCTGGCGGCCCAGTCTGCGGTGCTCTGGAGCGCGGACCTCCTGGTGCTTTTCAGCGACATCGACGGGCTCTACAACAAGAATCCCAAGGAACACCCGGATGCGGAATTAATCGGCGAAGTCCGGGACATTGAGGCGGTGAAGCAAAGCATCACCATTGGCAGCGCCAACAGCTTCGGCACCGGGGGCATAGCCACCAAGCTGGAAGCGGCCAAGCGTGCAGCGTCCTACGGTATCCCCACCGTTCTCGCCCACGGGGGCGGGTGTCGAGTGCTGGAAGCCCTAGCCGCAGGGACCCAACAGGGAACGGCGTTTTTGGTATAA
- a CDS encoding glutamate-5-semialdehyde dehydrogenase has product MALETIFDSLKKAQARLALQNRQEKDAALRSVIKAIETGRGTILKANTADVEKARAGGMKEALIDRLLLNDERVNDIIEGIDTVIRQDDPIGKIRAGWVLPNGIQVEQTTVPLGVAAIIYESRPNVTADAFSLAYKAGCAILLRGSSAALESNRALVKAIRDGLSAGGGIPDAVALAESGSRDEVDEILQARGKIDVVLPRGGKDLIRRVVDNARIPVIETGQGNCHIYVDGSADIPNAVDIIENAKLQRPGACNAVETLLIHPKALAALMPLVSARLAGKAELRCDSRSKAAIGAPPQGLALRDAVDGDWETEFLDYILAVKTVDTLEEAIAHINRYGTKHSEAILTKDLKAAEEFERQVDAACVYVNASTRFTDGGQFGFGAELGISTQKFHARGPMGLEALTTIKYRIHGSGQIRP; this is encoded by the coding sequence ATGGCACTGGAAACCATTTTTGATTCCCTGAAAAAAGCCCAAGCCCGATTAGCCCTGCAAAACAGGCAGGAAAAGGACGCCGCCCTCAGGTCGGTTATCAAGGCAATTGAAACCGGCCGGGGGACTATTCTCAAGGCCAACACTGCGGATGTGGAGAAAGCCCGTGCCGGGGGCATGAAGGAAGCCCTGATAGATCGGCTCCTCCTCAACGACGAGCGGGTCAATGATATTATCGAAGGCATTGATACGGTGATCCGCCAGGATGATCCCATCGGCAAGATCCGGGCGGGGTGGGTCCTGCCCAACGGCATTCAGGTAGAACAGACCACGGTCCCCCTGGGGGTGGCGGCGATCATCTACGAGTCCCGGCCCAATGTTACCGCCGATGCCTTCAGCCTGGCCTACAAGGCGGGATGCGCTATCCTGCTCCGGGGGTCCTCGGCGGCCCTGGAATCGAACCGAGCCCTGGTGAAGGCTATCCGGGATGGGCTCTCAGCCGGTGGGGGCATCCCGGACGCGGTGGCCCTGGCAGAATCCGGCAGCCGGGATGAGGTGGACGAGATACTCCAGGCCCGGGGAAAAATCGACGTGGTCCTGCCCCGGGGCGGAAAAGACCTGATACGCCGGGTAGTGGACAACGCCCGTATTCCCGTGATCGAGACCGGGCAGGGAAACTGCCATATCTACGTGGATGGCAGCGCGGATATCCCCAATGCAGTGGACATCATCGAAAACGCCAAGCTCCAGAGACCCGGGGCCTGCAATGCGGTAGAAACCCTTCTCATCCATCCGAAAGCCCTAGCCGCCCTCATGCCTCTGGTGTCCGCCCGACTCGCGGGCAAGGCAGAACTCCGCTGCGATTCCCGGTCCAAGGCTGCCATTGGCGCCCCGCCCCAGGGGCTGGCCCTCAGGGATGCTGTTGACGGGGACTGGGAAACCGAGTTTCTGGACTATATCCTGGCGGTCAAAACTGTGGATACCCTAGAGGAGGCCATCGCCCATATCAATAGGTACGGGACAAAACACTCCGAGGCCATCCTCACCAAGGACCTTAAGGCCGCAGAGGAATTTGAGCGGCAGGTTGATGCCGCCTGCGTGTACGTCAACGCATCGACCCGGTTTACCGATGGGGGGCAGTTCGGGTTCGGCGCAGAACTGGGGATCAGCACCCAGAAGTTCCACGCCCGGGGACCCATGGGACTTGAAGCCCTGACCACGATAAAGTATCGTATACACGGTTCCGGTCAGATACGGCCATAA
- a CDS encoding GNAT family N-acetyltransferase, with product MEITLRLEEEKDHRLVEELTREAFWNVYFPGCNEHLLVHNLRKTSEFIKQLDFVAIHNNEIVGNIVYVEAKIKDNDKEHSVLTFGPISVLPEYENKGIGGKLINHTIKLSKEMGYKAIIIYGDPEYYKRFEFKESKKYSITNKDKKYPAALLVLELYSNALNGINGVFDEGSIYEIDETELEKFEMGFYKKPKEVKKSQEKFMEIASKYL from the coding sequence ATGGAAATAACATTAAGGCTGGAAGAAGAAAAAGACCATAGACTCGTTGAAGAATTAACCAGAGAAGCATTTTGGAACGTATATTTTCCCGGGTGTAACGAACATTTACTTGTTCATAATTTAAGAAAAACCAGTGAATTTATTAAGCAATTGGATTTTGTGGCAATTCATAATAATGAAATTGTTGGAAATATTGTGTATGTTGAAGCAAAAATTAAGGATAATGATAAAGAACATAGCGTATTAACATTTGGACCAATAAGCGTATTGCCTGAATATGAGAATAAAGGAATTGGCGGAAAATTAATAAATCACACTATAAAATTATCAAAGGAAATGGGGTATAAGGCTATAATAATATATGGTGACCCTGAATATTATAAAAGATTTGAATTTAAAGAATCAAAAAAATATAGCATAACAAACAAGGATAAAAAATATCCAGCAGCATTATTGGTTTTGGAATTGTATTCTAATGCCTTAAATGGAATAAACGGAGTATTTGACGAGGGGAGTATTTATGAAATAGATGAAACGGAATTAGAAAAATTTGAAATGGGGTTTTATAAAAAACCAAAAGAAGTCAAAAAATCCCAAGAAAAATTTATGGAAATAGCAAGTAAATACTTATAA
- a CDS encoding HRDC domain-containing protein: MDNFTLIENESGLIAFRNYLHRENIDKISMDFEGDYNLHAYGEKLCLIQIFDGKRYFIIDPLKIRNEELILFFENKKIVKYMYGTESDISLIYKQYGVKLASVFDQKILVDLLEIEPRGLDAILKNILNIETKNKKKFQMLNWLRRPIDKEALQYALNDVAYLFQINAILMDRIIKENKYNDLLLSIIKRDFEVEKERVPGVFRKIEFKNLAKGKKDTFTKIHALRDEIAREYNLPPNNLLSNEAIFNLVNGMESPGKVRLDKKITEKTKNEIIERLKGLLT, encoded by the coding sequence ATGGATAATTTTACACTCATAGAGAATGAGTCCGGCCTTATCGCCTTTAGAAACTATTTACATCGGGAAAATATTGATAAAATATCCATGGATTTTGAAGGGGATTATAATCTTCATGCCTATGGTGAGAAATTATGCTTAATACAAATATTTGACGGGAAAAGATATTTTATAATAGATCCCTTAAAGATACGGAACGAAGAACTAATACTATTTTTTGAAAACAAAAAAATAGTGAAATATATGTACGGGACTGAATCAGACATCAGCCTTATCTATAAACAATACGGCGTAAAACTGGCCAGCGTGTTTGATCAGAAGATATTAGTAGACCTGCTGGAAATAGAGCCAAGAGGCCTGGATGCAATTCTAAAAAATATTTTAAATATAGAGACAAAGAATAAAAAGAAATTCCAGATGCTCAATTGGTTAAGACGCCCGATTGACAAGGAAGCCCTGCAATATGCCTTAAATGATGTCGCCTATCTGTTTCAGATAAATGCTATTTTGATGGATAGAATAATAAAGGAAAACAAGTATAACGATCTATTGCTGTCAATAATCAAAAGGGATTTTGAAGTTGAAAAAGAAAGGGTTCCCGGAGTATTCAGAAAAATTGAATTCAAAAATTTGGCCAAAGGGAAGAAAGATACATTTACTAAAATTCATGCTTTGCGCGATGAAATTGCGAGGGAATATAATTTGCCCCCAAACAATCTATTAAGTAACGAAGCAATATTTAATTTAGTAAACGGAATGGAGTCCCCGGGAAAAGTGCGGCTGGATAAAAAAATAACTGAAAAAACAAAAAATGAAATTATTGAGAGATTAAAGGGCTTATTAACGTAA
- a CDS encoding P1 family peptidase: MTKGIEQIDIRDIAGFRIGQEQDRDAATGCTVIISETGAACGVDVRGGSPGTRDTDALNPVNNRKTVHAVLLAGGSSFGLDAAGGVMRFLEERGIGRDVELTRVPNVCAAILFDLKCGDYRIRPDAAMGYAACENAFRDTPFQSGNFGAGTGATVGKSRGTQFAMKGGIGAAAFRCGDLEAGAIVAVNCVGDVLDGGTIIAGALADDRLSFADSEAVILAEYQENKDFFSGITNSNAAGKNDGNTVLGCIITNANFDKAGATRLAAQGQNGIARRIHPAHSIYDGDTVFALCTGKVAATADSAGILCAAAVEAAILDAIRNARSFGGYIAETDIKGKNKHG; the protein is encoded by the coding sequence TTGACGAAAGGGATAGAGCAGATTGATATCCGTGACATAGCGGGTTTCCGCATAGGCCAAGAGCAGGACAGGGACGCTGCCACGGGCTGCACCGTTATTATTTCTGAAACCGGGGCAGCCTGCGGCGTGGATGTCCGCGGCGGATCTCCGGGAACCCGGGACACCGATGCCCTCAACCCCGTTAATAACAGAAAAACTGTTCACGCAGTACTTCTGGCTGGGGGCAGTTCCTTCGGCCTGGATGCCGCAGGCGGGGTGATGCGCTTCCTGGAAGAACGGGGCATAGGCCGGGACGTGGAACTGACCAGGGTGCCCAACGTATGCGCCGCCATACTCTTTGACCTGAAGTGCGGAGATTACCGCATCCGGCCGGACGCCGCCATGGGCTACGCTGCCTGTGAAAACGCCTTCCGGGACACGCCCTTCCAAAGCGGAAACTTCGGCGCAGGAACCGGCGCTACCGTAGGCAAGTCCCGGGGGACACAATTCGCCATGAAAGGCGGCATCGGCGCTGCGGCCTTCCGCTGCGGGGACCTGGAAGCCGGGGCTATCGTGGCGGTAAACTGCGTTGGGGATGTGCTCGACGGCGGGACCATCATCGCCGGGGCCCTGGCTGATGACCGCCTGAGTTTCGCGGATAGCGAGGCGGTTATCCTGGCGGAGTACCAGGAAAACAAAGACTTTTTCAGCGGCATCACCAACAGTAACGCTGCGGGAAAAAACGACGGCAATACCGTCCTGGGCTGTATTATCACCAACGCCAATTTTGACAAAGCCGGCGCCACCCGGCTCGCCGCCCAAGGGCAGAACGGCATAGCACGCCGTATCCATCCAGCCCACTCAATTTACGACGGGGACACTGTCTTTGCCCTGTGTACCGGCAAAGTCGCCGCAACGGCGGATTCCGCAGGGATACTGTGCGCTGCCGCAGTAGAGGCAGCCATACTAGACGCAATAAGAAACGCCCGGTCTTTCGGGGGCTATATCGCAGAAACAGATATAAAAGGTAAAAATAAACATGGATAA
- a CDS encoding flavoprotein, with translation MKNIILGVSGSIAAYKAADLANTFTKEGHAVHVIMTASAQQFITPITFQTLTKNKVYTEMFDEIIYEDVRHISLAQKVDIALIAPATANIIGKLAAGIADDMLTTVIMAIQKKPIVICPAMNTAMYENPVTQDNIKKLSGYGYQFVEPREARLACGDLGKGALANLDAIIAAVHRLLEQGAIV, from the coding sequence ATGAAAAATATTATCTTAGGGGTAAGCGGCAGCATAGCCGCCTATAAAGCTGCGGACCTTGCCAATACCTTCACCAAGGAAGGCCACGCAGTCCATGTGATCATGACCGCCTCTGCGCAGCAGTTCATCACCCCCATTACCTTTCAGACCCTTACTAAAAATAAGGTATACACCGAAATGTTCGACGAGATCATCTATGAAGATGTGCGCCACATATCATTGGCACAAAAGGTGGATATCGCCCTGATCGCTCCGGCTACTGCCAACATCATCGGGAAACTCGCTGCAGGTATCGCCGACGATATGCTCACCACAGTGATCATGGCAATACAGAAAAAGCCCATAGTGATATGCCCCGCCATGAACACCGCCATGTACGAAAACCCCGTAACCCAGGACAACATTAAGAAGCTCTCCGGGTACGGTTATCAATTCGTGGAGCCCCGGGAAGCCCGGCTTGCCTGCGGCGATCTGGGCAAAGGCGCTCTGGCGAATCTGGACGCCATTATTGCTGCAGTGCACCGGCTTCTTGAACAGGGGGCAATAGTTTGA
- a CDS encoding phosphopantothenoylcysteine decarboxylase, giving the protein MNILITAGGTMERIDSVRSITNHATGRLGSLMARCFDEAPETERIFYICGKNAPQPESPKAEITVIEDTAGLERVVRDILQSRRVDAIIHSMAVSDYRVRAVTTPALIASAAGPGSDQSALTNSLENASSIEQGALINALENAPSLEQGAKISSDEKRLVIILEPTVKIISLFQELAPHSLIVGFKLLDSVPHETLIDTAYRLLEKNHCAYVLANDAADIHGDAHIGYLVDAERRVQRFEDKSGIARGITENVIKKFNEKNQMPRRDP; this is encoded by the coding sequence GTGAATATTCTGATTACCGCAGGCGGAACTATGGAACGGATCGATTCCGTCAGGAGCATTACCAACCACGCCACCGGCAGGCTAGGCAGCCTCATGGCCCGCTGTTTTGATGAAGCACCGGAAACGGAACGCATCTTTTACATTTGCGGAAAAAACGCGCCACAGCCCGAATCCCCCAAGGCGGAAATCACGGTAATTGAAGATACCGCCGGCTTGGAGCGAGTGGTTCGGGATATTCTGCAAAGCCGCCGGGTGGACGCCATCATCCACAGCATGGCGGTGAGCGACTACCGGGTCAGGGCGGTCACCACCCCGGCTCTTATCGCCAGTGCAGCCGGGCCGGGTTCGGACCAGTCTGCTCTGACAAATTCCTTGGAAAACGCCTCGTCCATAGAACAGGGCGCCCTGATCAACGCCCTAGAAAACGCCCCCTCATTGGAACAGGGCGCCAAAATCAGCTCCGATGAAAAGCGGCTGGTCATTATTCTGGAACCCACAGTGAAAATTATATCCCTGTTTCAGGAATTGGCCCCCCATTCTCTAATTGTGGGGTTTAAGCTCCTGGACAGCGTGCCCCATGAAACCCTGATCGACACCGCATACCGGCTCCTGGAAAAGAATCACTGCGCCTATGTGCTTGCCAACGATGCCGCTGATATTCACGGGGATGCCCATATCGGCTACCTTGTGGATGCAGAACGCCGGGTTCAGCGTTTTGAGGACAAAAGCGGAATTGCCCGGGGTATCACAGAAAATGTAATTAAAAAATTCAATGAAAAAAATCAAATGCCCCGGAGGGACCCATGA